From the Ensifer adhaerens genome, the window GTTCGACACGGTTGCCGCCTTCCTTCTTCGCCCGGAACATGGCGAGTTCGGCGTCGTCGAGCAGGCCGGCGGCGCTTTGCTCCTGATCGAGCCAGGAGACGAGACCGATCGATGCCGTCAGGTTGATTTCGCGATTGCCATAGTTGAGTGGCACCATGATCGCCTTGCTCACCGCGTCGGCGAAATCCGCGACCTTGGCGGGGTCACGCTCGGACATCAGGATCAGGCCGAACTGGTCGCCGCCGAGGCGGGCAAGCGTGTCCTGTGGGCGCAGCAGTCGGCGCAGTCGCCGCGTGAGCGCGATGAGGATGTTGTCGCCGGCGGCAATGCCCAGGAGATCGTTAACCTGTTTGTAACGGTCGATGTCGATTGCGAGCACCGTCGGGCGCGCCGAATTGCTGCCGTCGGCCATCAGCAGGATTGCCTGCAACCGATCGAGAAACACCTGCCGATTGGGAAGGCCGGTCAGATTGTCGAGCAGTGCATTGTGCAACAGCCGCTCGACGGAATTGCGCTGCTCGGTGATGTCGATAATGGTGCCGACGCAGCGGATGATTTCGCCGTTGGCACCGAGCACCGGCCGGGCGCGAATGGAAAGCCAGTGATAATGGCCATCTTCGGCGCGTACGCGGAACTCATGGTTGAGTTTGCCGCGGCGGCGCTCCAGAAGCACGTCGAGCGTCGCCCGGAAGCGGTCGCGATCATCAGGATGCAGGCGCGGCAACCAGTTGCGCAAGGGTCCGTGCATGCTGCCGAGCGACAGGCCGAGCTGGGTCGATATATCCGGCATGGTCACCACCCGGTCGCGGGCGACGTCCCAGTCCCAGACGGTATCGCCGGAGCCGGTGAGCGCGAGCGACTGGCGCTCGAGATCCGAGAACAGGCCCTGCTGGTAACCGCTGCCGGCAACCGCATGCTGCATGACGGTGAAGCCGATCAAGAGCACGATGAGCACGAGACCGCCGCCGAGCGCCGGCTGCACGATGTCGTTGGCAAGCTGGCCGGTGACGGTCAACCATGCGCCGAAGAGCCAGACGAGGATGAGCAGCCAGGCAGGCACTAGCAGGATCGCCCGGTCGTATCGGTTGAAGCCGAGATAGGCGATCAGCACGATGCCGACCGTTCCTGTCAGCGCAAAGGAGAGTCGGGCGATACCGGACGCAATCGCGGGATCATAGACGGCGACGCCGAAGAGCAGGCCGAGTCCCAGGATCCAGGCGAGCGTTGCGTATCCGAGATGCTGATGCCAGCGGTTGAGATTGAGATAGGTGAACAGGAAGATCACCAGGCCCGCCGCCAGGAAGACCTCGGTGCCCGCTCGCCATATTCGCTCGTCTCCGGCCGTCACGCTGATGAGCTTCGACAGGAAGCCGAAATCGACGCAGATATAGGCGAGGACCGCCCAGGCGAGCGCCGCCGTCGCCGGCAGCATCGAGGTTCCCTTGACGACGAAGAGGATGGTCAGGAACACCGCAAGCAGACCGGCAATGCCGAGCACGATGCCGCGATAGAGCGTGAAGGCGTTGACCGTGTCCTTGTAGGAGTCCGGTTCCCACAGGTAGATCTGCGGCAGTTCGGGTGTCGCGAGTTCAGCGACAAAGGTGATGATGACGCCCGGCGCCAACGTGATGCGGAAGACGTCCGCTTCGTCGCTCGGCTCGCGGCTGAGCGCGAAACCTTCGCTGGGCGTGATCGAAAGGATGCGCTTGGAGCCGAGGTCCGGCCAGAACAGCTTGGAATTCACCAGCCGGAAATGCGGTGCGACGATCACGCGGTCGAGCGGTTCGGCCGAAACGTTGGCAAGCGCGAACACCGCCCAGTCGCCCTGGTGGTCCTCGCTGCTGGAGCGTACTTCGATGCGGCGCACGATGCCGTCGGTTCCGGGCGCGGTCGAGACCTGGAAGGCTTCGTTGCGGCCGCTGTAGATTTCGGTGGTTGCCGTCAGGTCGAGCGCGGTGTCCTCGCGCGAGATCTTCACCGGCTCCAGAGCCTGGGCCGCACCGCCGAGCGCGCAGAAAAACGTTGTGAGCGTAATCAGAAACGCTGCCAGCTTCGAGGCTGACCAGGCGAAGGGCGAGCGGGCTAGGGGCATCAAAGGGGCATATTCCTGTTCGGTAGGGCATCGTCGGACAGGAGAGAAAAGAGCACGTGGTCGCGCCACTGGCCATTAATTCTCAAGTACTGTCTTAAGTAGCCTTCACGCGCAAAACCGGCCTTTTCAAGGAGCCGGATGCTTCTTGAGTTGTCCGGAATACAGGCTGCTTCAATACGGTGCAACTCAAGGGTCGAAAAGATGTAGGGAATAGCGAGTCTCAGGGCCGCATGCATGTGGCCCTTGCCGGCGTGGCGCGCGCCCATCCAGTAGCCGATCATGCAGTTTTGCCCGGCGCCGCGGCGGATGTGGCCGATCGTAAGTCCCCCGAGCAGCATCTCGTCTGGCTTGTGGAAAAGAAAGAGCGGCACCGCTTGCCCTGAGGAGTATTCCTGCTCGTTGCGGATGACCCGGCTGCGATAGGCGCTCTCGGTCATCTCGTCAGTGCGCCAGGTTGGTTCCCACGGTTCCAGGAAGGCGCGGCTCTCGCTTCGGAGCTGATACCATTGGCGATAGTCGGCATAGCGGGGGAGCCGCAGCAGATAATTCTGGTCGGCGATTTCGATCGTCTCCGGCTGCCGCGACAGGAACCGAAAAACCGATCGTGTCATAGCTGCCTCCGAGGCCGTCCAGTTTGCGTGCGGGGACCTTTTATCATCCGCCCGGCAGCGCGCCTTTGCGCTGTCACAAACCGAAACCTTGCACAACTTTGCGCGCAAAT encodes:
- a CDS encoding GNAT family N-acetyltransferase, producing the protein MTRSVFRFLSRQPETIEIADQNYLLRLPRYADYRQWYQLRSESRAFLEPWEPTWRTDEMTESAYRSRVIRNEQEYSSGQAVPLFLFHKPDEMLLGGLTIGHIRRGAGQNCMIGYWMGARHAGKGHMHAALRLAIPYIFSTLELHRIEAACIPDNSRSIRLLEKAGFAREGYLRQYLRINGQWRDHVLFSLLSDDALPNRNMPL
- a CDS encoding EAL domain-containing protein, giving the protein MPLARSPFAWSASKLAAFLITLTTFFCALGGAAQALEPVKISREDTALDLTATTEIYSGRNEAFQVSTAPGTDGIVRRIEVRSSSEDHQGDWAVFALANVSAEPLDRVIVAPHFRLVNSKLFWPDLGSKRILSITPSEGFALSREPSDEADVFRITLAPGVIITFVAELATPELPQIYLWEPDSYKDTVNAFTLYRGIVLGIAGLLAVFLTILFVVKGTSMLPATAALAWAVLAYICVDFGFLSKLISVTAGDERIWRAGTEVFLAAGLVIFLFTYLNLNRWHQHLGYATLAWILGLGLLFGVAVYDPAIASGIARLSFALTGTVGIVLIAYLGFNRYDRAILLVPAWLLILVWLFGAWLTVTGQLANDIVQPALGGGLVLIVLLIGFTVMQHAVAGSGYQQGLFSDLERQSLALTGSGDTVWDWDVARDRVVTMPDISTQLGLSLGSMHGPLRNWLPRLHPDDRDRFRATLDVLLERRRGKLNHEFRVRAEDGHYHWLSIRARPVLGANGEIIRCVGTIIDITEQRNSVERLLHNALLDNLTGLPNRQVFLDRLQAILLMADGSNSARPTVLAIDIDRYKQVNDLLGIAAGDNILIALTRRLRRLLRPQDTLARLGGDQFGLILMSERDPAKVADFADAVSKAIMVPLNYGNREINLTASIGLVSWLDQEQSAAGLLDDAELAMFRAKKEGGNRVEPFRPAFRTSGSDRLQLEADLKKAIERKELSLVYQPIVRLNDAEIAGFEALMRWDHPKRGNISPTEFIPIAENSDLINQLGMFAFDKATSDLTEWQLQSGDLPIFVSINLSSAQLLNNELYDDVRAILTKNRCDPGKVKMELTESLVMENPEQARLVLEKLKEAGLKLALDDFGTGHSSLSYLTRFPFDTIKIDKALVRDPSDKRGILLRSVITMARELDMQVVAEGIESEDDAIQLSQMGCDYGQSFLFGPPIGSESIQRLLKERFPLMKRA